The Micropterus dolomieu isolate WLL.071019.BEF.003 ecotype Adirondacks linkage group LG14, ASM2129224v1, whole genome shotgun sequence DNA segment TGCTCAATAACCTCACACACAGTAAACCTCTGGGGGGATGCACGGTTTCTCTTCTGAGGTGAAGCTGTATTTTCAGCTTCTGGTCCGGCCATCTCAGTAGAGGGAGCATGGAAGGACCTCCTCTGTTTCTTTACAGACTTTGGGGTCCCATTACTTATTTTTTCATTCTCCCCTTTAGTTTCATTCTTCTTAGGAGTGCTCTTGTCTTCTGTGGAAAGGACAGGGCTTCCATCATTTTTCCTGATGGAACAAGGTTTTGGTGTGCAAAACCTTGAAGAAGGCGTTTGGAGCAGACTGGCAGAAGATTTCCGAGGGGTCTTGACATCCAGAGattttttgatcatttgatacAGATCCTTGAAGGGGGAGGTGGTCTTGCCTTGCAGCAGGCCATCATCCTCCTTTGACTCCACCATAGTTTTCTCCAGCGATCGCTGGATGTTGTCATGGTTAGTTCCATCTTTCAGATGAGGgtctaaaatgtgaaaaacaaccaaaacttTACATAAAAAGCAttgaaacaaaagcaaatgttaGACTAGAGAAAATCTACAGCCATCGAATCCCTATCAATGGGCAGGGAGTTAGAGTTGGGCTGCAAAAACATTCCACTGATCTGTCAGATGTATTATAGACCAAGCAAAATATGACTATAATAAAATAGTTGTGAACAATACAAGAAAAAGTCAAAACAGTGATTTGTCTCCAtttctaaaaacatttgatCTATCATGTTTCTGGGAATGCACATTGTTGTGCGACATCATGTTCAAATACGGCTAATTTAGAATAACCACTATCACGCACACAAGTCTCACCTGTGGACACTTCAGAGACCCTCTTGTCTCCTTTTTCAACAGCGAATGTGTCCCCCACTTGCTGATCTTGAAGAACCTAGGCATAAGACACCTTGATCAACATATATGAAATCATCTAATTCAACAGGAGTGTAGGCAAATTCAAGATGTTGGGAAAGCTGCAATGCTCCTGTGGTAAGAGATGAATAATAAGTCAATTACTTTGAAGGTTTCAGTTTTGCCTCCTATTGAAGACCTCTTCTTTGGTGTGGGTGCTGGTGGGTACTCAAACCTGAAATGACAATTAACATTCAAATTTTTTTGGGcgataaaaaacaaagcaggcgCAAACTAAGTTtaataattttaactgtgactGTAACTGTTATCTGTGACTGCAAAAGGCAAAAAtctcagcagcaacaacaaaagctacctttttcttttcatagTTACCTGAAAGAACGGTCAATTACAGTTATCACATCTCCATGCTTCAAACGCTCAGACTGCTGCATAGGCTTTCCATTGACACGAGTTGGATTCACTGAGCTCAAATTTGTCAAAATGACCTgggagagacacacacacaaaagaattAGTAAAGAAGGACTTGAGAAGCTCAAAGCTGAATGCCAGTGTCAGCTAGGTTTATGCTGCTATAGGTAAAGATTCCCCACAGTGAACTTTAGGAACTTTTTGATCTAGAAAATTAGCATTATAATTATCAAAATGTGAAGAGTATACAGTAAATATTCATTAACCTCACTATGCCAGATatccttttaaaatgaaacaatgacaAGCTAAGGTGGTCATGTTAAACACGCTTTGTTACctctttattttcattcaagTCAATTCTGCAATGCTCCTTGGAGACTTGAGGAAGCTGAATACGAATATCGCAGTCAGGCTTCCTGTAAAAATCACAATGAAACAAATGCATGGGTCAACAAGAGAGACATTTTAAGTTTTACACATAAGTGGTTCTGGTTCATAATTAGTTAATGAAATGTTCCACAGTCTACATAAAGATAACTTGTGACCTAGAGGTTTGGATATACATGTAAGTGAGCAGACATACAGTAAAGATTGTGACGTCTGCAGCAAATGGCCCGCCTCCAAACCACAAGCGTTTTTATAGCACCTCTGTCAACCCCAACATGGCTTCACACACATAGGAATTGCTGGCTCCAACATTAACTTGCGCATGCGTTTCCTCTACTAATTAACAGCTAGCCATTTTAAGATAACTAGAAAAGTAGTGcaatgaaacaacaaaaatatataatctggAATCACAACATGGCAGACTAAAATTAAAGCCACCAAATGCATGTTATTGATCTCACCTTCCAAATAAGCACGTTGCAGTAAGAGGAAACTCAGTCCCATCTCCTCCAGTCCTCTTAATCACGACTATTTTCCCATGCAGTGGCATTTTCGTAACGTTACCTAGGAACATTAGTAAATAAGTGTTAAACCTGCACCGAGAGATAGCTAAACATCAAATAGACTtagtaatatattttttgtccaAAAATGTCTTAACACAAGTTAACATTGACGTAATCCAATCTTACCCTGTAAAATCAAATCAGCAGGTCGTTTGTGGTTAAAGTTAAAACACTGCTGATAATTCTGCGACATCCCACGTGCAATGTCGCGTCGACAGCAACGTTAACGATATTACGATTAACGATAAGTTACTCTTTTCAGAAATACATGTCAACGTAGAAATGGTCTGAAGTGAGACTAACGTTAGAGACTACGCAACAAAAGAATATAcggttttcagtgaaaatgtgaCGCTAAGTTAGCCAAaacttttgaaacatttgtacCTTAATGTTAACTGTTAAGCGTTGTAGCCTCACCTGGAAGTCCGTTCAATGACGCGTCAATTTCTGGCAATCCATAAACATCGACCGCGATGTTGCGAAGAGGAATTATTTACTACAATATCATATCAGACTGGACATACAACTGATGTCCTACCGTACCTTACAATGTACATCTACGAATGCCTAACGTAAGCTGCCTCGAACAGCCGTCACTTGCCGTCTCGCGACTCTTTCCTAGGGGTGCTGTACTATCACTACgccacacaacaaacacacattaaccTAAAAAAACTACTCGGAATAATTGATATTTTGGGACACAATATATGTATTttgatgtatgtatgtgttgctgcgtttttaaagatgtttttggttttgtgcATTACATTTAACTTGAATTTACGTTAAGGGGACTATTTTGTTTACGAATTTGGCGGAACAATCTCCCTTCTGTAAAGGGATGTTCATTTGAAAATTTTTGAAATTCCGCGCGAAGGATTGTGATTGGTTGAAGGGTCACAATCGCAGTAAGAGGGCGGGGCATAGTACttttaatatacagtctatggtttttgCAGCCCTCTATAGGGCTCTAGCAGAGCCTAGTCAGCCCCTATCACAGGGTTTCTTCACGGAAGTCAGGCTTAGCATTTCTGATGTTGTCCATAGATTttctaatataatataatataatataatataaatgtgtCTCCAACTTCTGTAAGATTTGTTAAAGATATTTTTCAAAAACCTTACCAGGGTCCAGTTGAATGGAGAAGCTGTCATCAGGGTCATGGCAGGATATCACAGCATTGAGAACCATTATTTATAGTAcataataacaatatatcaTTTTCACACAAGTAAATGTCATTACagaaaaaacactgcacaactAGTAAGTTTGCACTGTCATCCTGTTTTTCTGTGGTCTTTCGCCTTTTGTACATGCACTTCAAATGTAGTCTTATAAGTCAGTGTAGTCATAGTTAtatctgtgttttgttgttctaTGTAGCACCTTCATCTTGGAGGAATGTTGTtatatttctctgtgtgtactTGCTGTATGCGTGAAATGACTATAGTCTACAGTCATTAACATTAACAAGGCTTGTATTCCAGGGCCCTGATATTATGTATACTGGTTTATTGACTTGGCATATTGAGATACCTAAAGCAAACAGCTGTGCTTTCTATAACATGTCAACATGTgagttaaaaatatttattgacccATATTTGCAACATAATTTGCtctcaaaataataatgatctGTTAATACATGGATattaagaaaacaaattattaaGTTCTAATAATATTTTGTGTCGATATGTGATTATTTTTATGCCTCCTCACTACACTACTGAGAAGCGCTACATTCTGGAGGTAGAGACTTTCTGTGTTATTTCATTTCTTCCAATACATTCgattattcttattatttaattttcaacATACATTTTGCTGAACACCAGCCTCTGTGGCCATTAATACAGAATTACAGGATAAGGGCAATTGCAAAAACATAGTCATAGAGTCAGTAACTCTGTGCTAAAATTAGCCACCATACACTAATGGTCAAACCAGACCAAGCAAGGCTGTAGCTGCAAAACCCCTGACAGTAATGATTTGAGCACTGGTGTTTTACTGCTTATGAAATCTGATGAAAGCTTCAACCTTACCTAACCTTAATGCTGATTTTGCTTGAGGTCGTTGCCATGAAGAATCTCTGCTATGTATTTAGTGGgtgatttaaatatatatatatatatatatatatatatatatatatatatatatatatatatatatatatatatatatatatatatatatattaaagctGGAGTAGGcaacagctagattttgaaagtatccaactgaaataatctcaccccctcccttcaggcctccctcaaaacattttcatgcgCAGTGAGTGCATGGGCAGAATGTGCGCAGGTAGACAGGTAGGTAAGCAGGCCAGCTGTagttattacagtcctgcaacaaccacagatatatttttgtgtcagcatttgatttattgattgctgtcgggatgtaaagagaatttcaacaaatttaacaaaaaatgcctctgaaataaattacactgctcaaaaaaataaagggaacacttaaacaacacaatgtaactccaagtcaatcacactcctgtgaaatcaaactgtccacttaggaagcaacactgattgacaatcaatttcacatgctgttgtgcaaatggaatagacaacaggtggaaattataNNNNNNNNNNNNNNNNNNNNNNNNNNNNNNNNNNNNNNNNNNNNNNNNNNNNNNNNNNNNNNNNNNNNNNNNNNNNNNNNNNNNNNNNNNNNNNNNNNNNctgatgttttggtcacttttgaatgctggcggtgctttcactctagtggtagcatgagacggagtctacaacccacacaagtgtctcaggtagtgcagctcatccaggatggcacatcaatgcgagctgtggcaagaaggtttgctgtgtctgtcagcgtattgtccagagcatggaggcgctaccaggagacaggccagtacatcaggagacgtggaggaggccgtaggagggcaacaacccagcatcaggaccgctacctccgcctttgtgcaaggaggagcaggaggagcactgccagagccctgcaaaatgacctccagcaggccacaaatgtgcatgtgtctgctcaaacggtcagaaacagactccatgagggtggtatgagggcccgatgTCCCCCGgggggggttgtgcttacagcccaacaccgtgcaggacgtttggcatttgccagagaacaccaagatttgcaaattcgccactgtcaccctgtgctcttcacagatgaaagcaggttcacactgagcacatgtgacagagtctggagacgccgtggagaacgttctgctgcctgcaacatcctccagcatgaccggtttggcggtgggtcagtaatggtgtggggtggcatttctttggggggccgtaCAGCCCTCCATGttctcgccagaggtagcctgactgccattaggtaccgagatgagatcctcagactcCTTGCGAGACTATGTGCtggaatccaattgagcacatctgggacatcatgtctcgctccatccaccaacgccatgttgcaccacagactgtccaggagatGGCTGATGCTtaagtccaggtctgggaggagatccctcaggagaccatccgccacctcatcaggagcatgtccaggcattgtagggaggtcatgGAGGCacatggaggccacacacactactgagcctcattttgacttgttttaaggacattacatcaaagttggatcggcttGTAGTGTGGTAGTgcttccactttgattttgagtgtgactccaaatccagacctccatgggttgataaatttgatttccattgacaatttttgtgtgattttgttgtcagcacattcaactatgtaaagaaaggagtatttaatgagattatttcattcattcagatctaggatgtgttattttagtgttccctttatttttttgagcagtgtatatactGGTAATGAAGTTACTGAACTTGCACAACTTGAGCTTGACGATTGAACATTTCAGACCACAGCCTTTCAGATAGGTGGTAAAATATTTCAGTGGtatttaatattaaacattaaaggttaagtgtgtaagatttagttgCATCTAGAGGTGAGGctgcgaattgcaaccatctgttcagtctaccactgccccctaccctttcaaagagtGTAGGACAGCTAAGTGCTACACAGTttaaaaggtgtctcttctgagacagcagagagtggccagtcaagaagttagatttctttaggtagatatattaagaaattatatttacttaattattcagtaaaaccatatgttattgcgaCTTGGTCacggaaaatgtaagccaacagtgtgtaacatttacactatttctgcaccacagtccattataaaccacacattaaataaactttatacaaacattgacaagggaaacacattaaatCTCTCtatgattatggaccctcgacAAAACTGCCTGCCaccaataatataatatccTCGAGGGTCTattcaagtagccggctgtttaaaaacgatataatctttgtgtggttcagctaaattaataaatataatgtaaatggttcatcaacggtgataaatcatccgaaagtcccgcgaggtgcggacaactcggcactacaccagtgaagctggggctccatctcttcagcaaTTGTTCCTCAACTGCCACTTACATACACGCTACACCTACTGCGCATTGACGACACAGGGTTAAGattacactttaaaaacatttattgaaagtttttcttctttttacacgtttgtttacagcattaaatgttgaaatgtatattgtaataagctgtatattaacttatttggAGAatactggtagttctatgtaaaatcagatgttgagcacccccatttctccaaaatggcatgatccttgtttccctgcgaagcttcgactgagattgacagtcgaatcaggctccgcccatcaaagcatcggATCTTcaactattgggggtcagccctagatcatatattgcatttctgtcaatagatcctcagaaatatcaAGTATTCAGTAGTGGTTACATTTCAAAGTCAGGTATTCAGTTGCTGGTATGATTGAAATCTTTTGGCCTTTATTTGCGTCCATATTCTGATGAACCCTTGTGATATTTGTTCACAAGCCCTGGTTCACTTGGAACTTGTGGTGGGTAggcttaaaataaacaaacacataaaaatgaacTTTGTTCTAAGTCATGTCAGTCAATATATTGTACATTGTAGTACATGAAATGGTCTTATTCAACCACagatgctaacattagcatttaatcTGGTCTCTGTGCAGCGAGTGGGTCATTTTGACCCAGTCACCAGGAGTCCCCTGACCCAGGACCAGCTGATCCCGAACCTGGCCATGAAGGAGGTGATCGATGCCTTTATCCAGGAAAACGGCTGGGTGGAGGACTACTGAAGGGACCCCCCCTCACCCCCCTCAATCTCCCATTTCTCAATCAGACCCCGACACTCAACACAAAGCCTGGATAACACAAGACTGTAGAGAACAGATCACCCCTTGCCGGGATTTGTACTTTACACAAGTGGGAAAAGCCACACTATGGACTACCAAATGGGAGCCATGTATCTCGGtctgcctcttcctcctcacatTTTATCTTTGCTGTAAAACTTCCCGCTCCAAACTTCTGAGGCTCGGCATTCAAGGCCTGCTGCTCCCTTTAAAAACTCCCTGAATCTGCTCTTTCTAtactttctctcttcctcttcctttcagTCATGCTGATACTAGTTTTTCAAGCCTGACTCCTTTCTTTACTCAAAATAAGGGGCCACGTTCTCaggtctctctctttctctctctctctctctctctctctctctttctctctctctctctctcttctctttctctctttctctgagtGCCACAATCCTTGGAGAGCATCAGCATTGCAATCCAGTGTTTCACAGAAAccacagatataaaaaaaaaaatacacatggtGGTTGACTTAATTAAGACATTGGCCTTTTATTTGGCATTTACTCcagtatttctttttctgttattCATTAAACATTGGAGCATTTGCCCATATGTACATTTGCTGCTGAAGTTGAACCTAAAATGCCAAACAAACAATTCTCAACGAGGGTGAGCAGTTTGTATACAGGTTTTTACATGATGATAATTAAAAAATAGTTGTAGGGAACCAAGTCCCATCTCCACCTCCAGGTGGCGCTCCAAACGTAGACACCCACACCATACTGTAAGATTTTGAGTAGATGTTAGTGGGTTTTTTTCCTTTGCATATCAATCACACCCCATTACAGACAATTGAAATCAGTTGAATGTATGCATAATGTACTCTTTAGGTTCAGGCTTGACCTACTgtaattcaaaatgttttttatcagGACAATACAAGGTTTTCATGAACCGCGGCCTTGTACCAGATACAGAAAATGAATGCAAACGACTGCTGCATacgaaaaaaaaaagtttcacatTGCTGGATATAAATTGGAAATGTTAGAATTTTGATAGATGATAGCTGTTCGGGTTGATGCTCAAACCTGCTTTGAAGAATGGTCTGTGTTGTCAGTGTTGGTCATAGAAACAAAAATGCGCTTGGACATTGTGTTTGGCTCGTGCTGTTTGCCTGGAATGACGGTTGATGCTCCCGTCGAGCATGAAGTAAGTTTTCTTTTCCTGTTGCCAAGGAAAGAAGTTGGTTGACATTTTCCCTCACAGTTTTGCTGTTAATTTTACGCACCTACTCCTCACAGAGCTTTGAAGAAAATGGTTGCACGAGCGTATGTAAACCAATCGTTGGCGTGAAACTAACTCCAGGTTTAAGCGGTGTCTTGTTACAGGGGTTGGAGGTTCACAAGCATCGCTGTACCAACCTCCTCTGTGTTTGAAATGCTGGAAGAGTTACGACCATCTTATCTCATCCATACCTCAGTCCCAAGTATTTGCGTGCTGGTTCACTGGCATTCcctgtaaaacacattttcagttcAGCGCTACTAGTTTACATGTTTTCAgctgaatgtgtgtctgtggtgaAGTGGGCCTGTCGGTGGTTCGTGTCAGGGGTGCAGGCAGTGTAAATAATTTGCTTGTGTATCTCAGATTTTATTTCTTGACAAAATTAgggttctttttttcttgagaAATCCTAGAGCTTGAGAATCTGTATTAAATGTAGATATGTTAATAACATAAATGCTTGGTTCAGTTTTCATTTGTCCCCATTAAACCATGAACTttgagtttgttgtttttttgacacAATATGGTCATTAAAGAGGTACCTGGTATAATGACAAGCAAAATAACAGTTGTGCAGTGCAATCCATGACATGagccctgcaataaatgttaatttagtGAACCCAGTATTTGTTATTGTTCAGAATCTGAGGCACCTGATTTTGTAGTTTGTTACAAAGAAATGTGCCATTAACAGTGTTAATGCTAAGTCAGTGCTGGTGTAGGTCTTGTGTCCACTGTTCAATTGCTCAttcaaaaatatcaaaatatctgATATGTCATTGTcagattttagtattcaaaaaTCCAGTACCAGTGGGGCTGTAATGTGTGGGTGCACCTTGGGTGGGTGTATCTTTGAAATGACTGTCAGTTGAAAACTTTTAAAGTTGaacagtttatgtttattgtagATGTTTGTGTTATCCACTGTCATATATTAAGTGTCACTATTAGAAACCTATTTCCCTGAGGTAAATGGTTGGGTTAAACAAATTTTTAGCCTATTTTAAGCCTAACATGCTCATGACATAAAGGGGCAGTAGGTACAATAAGTCTCATTCTGTTAAATAGGCAAGCAACTGTATCTTTCAGGGAGAGATCTAAAAACATTGGCATATAAAAGCAAAAGTATCTGCTGCATTAGATACCACAAGAGACTTTTGTAATTTGGATGAACTGATGCTTTAAGATTCCCACACAAACACCCATAGTTACTGTAATCAAGTACAGAGTGATGTCACAGTACAAATTGGAACTTTCATGGACGTAATATTGGAGCCAGATAACTACAAAAACTGCAGAAATGACGTCTGCAAACATTGCTGTGTAAGTCTATTATGGGATTTGGAtgcgcatacatacacacacataggtgaaatggtgtgtgtttgcatcagTCACATGGACTgtcactcagccctcacacaccagGCCTATTGTCAGAGCATCAGTTGAAGAGCTGACGTCTGGTGCTAGGAGGGAAGAGGACTGGGCACGGGGCATTAGCAAGAAGGACTGGGATAGCGACACCAAGGCTACAAAACCTCAACATCAAAATGGTAAGaaaagctgttttcacattATTCGATTTCTCACGTGACTTGTGTGTTCATAGACTGATAGGACTTCCTTTTAGGACATTCTCGCATGATAATGgatgtcttgtgtgtgtttgcagagtgTTAATACTGTGAGGTTTGCTGTGCTTGTGCTTGGATGGTCTCTGACACTCTCCTCTGCCACCCAATGTATGTATCCCAGAATTTCATTCGAAAAGATTGTATTTTTACTTGTGTTTGTGCACAAATTTCACCTTCacgtgttgtgttgtgttgtgtgtcatTATCTCTATCTtccctgtttgttttgcttCAGTGGGTCTGAGCGACAAAGTCCTGGTCTTCCCTTTTGAAACGGACTTCAGCTTTGTGGCCCTGATCCCGCAGAAGGAGATGGGGTTGAGGGCCTTCACTCTCTGCATGCGCGTGGCCACAGAGCTGCCGGAAGAACGGCAGATCATCCTGTTCGCCTACCGCACAGCTGACTACGACGAGCTCAACGTATGGCGTGAGAAGGACGGACGCATCTCCTTCTACATGAGCGGTGACGGGGCCTCCTTTCACCTGCCGCCCCTCTCCACCTTCCGCACCAGCCTCTGCCTGACCTGGGAGTCTCGCACTGGCCTCGCTGCTTTTTGGGTGGAAGGGAAACGCAGCACCTACCAGGTCTACAAACCCGGGCACACCATCCGTCCAAAAGGCACCGTCCTGCTGGGGCAGGACCCAGACAAACACCTGGGGGGTTTAGAGGCCGTGCAGAGCTTTGTCGGGGAGGTGACTGATCTGAATATGTGGGACTTTGTGCTTTCCAGGAGCATGATCCAGGCCTGGCACTATGGGCACAAGGTCCCCAAGGGCAATATCTTTGACTGGGCCACTATTGAGTATGAGCTGAATGGGAACGTGATGGTGGTGGATGATGACTGACTCGGTGTGGAGTCAAATGCAGAGAGAGATGCGGCTTTAGAGATCTGTGTAGGACTGATACTGATTTGTGTGATTGTCTTTCTTAGATTCAGTGTTGTTTTATGTTAGGGCCCTTCCACCGATCTTCCATCAAGTCCACGAGTCtctgttttaatgttgcatGAAGAGACTCTTGATGATTGGGTCAAGAGAATAAAAGGGACCAGTGTTTTTAAGGGTTTTCAGTATGCTCGTTTAATATCCTCCAGTATGTAACCTGTAACTAAATTCAGCAGCAAAATGCACAGGCAACAAAAGCTAATACATTGTGGTGCTCAGAAGTCTTAAGGTTGTTTTACATCACTAACTCTTTATGCATCACTCAAACCTTTTGCTCATTTGCTGTGAGTAACAAACCGGTAAATATCAGGCACCAAATGTTGATGTGCCAGATGTATCCATAGGGTGGCACTCTCTACTAGTTCACATCAAACAGACACTCCTGTGGACCGAAGCATCATCATGCATTCATCCAGTAATTTGATTTGGCATGGTTATGCTTATGGGGGTCGTTAACGAGACCAACGATAATTGATTGAAATGCTTAGAAAAAGAAAGGTGTTGCTACCATCCAGATcaatttaaatatgttgttttatatGCAGGTGGAcatttagcaaataaaaataactaagACATCTGCTCACATTACCATGATGCTATAATGTATTTAAGAGCAAATTTCAACAGCTGACAACTGCGATGCAATtataactaaaactaaaatgatCTTAAGCTTTTTTGGGCAGAATGTAACATATTATAACAATGACTACTACTGTGACTATGCAGTTAGTGACCTACGTATTTGTTTGTCCAATGATATTGATGATAAAAATGCAAAGGAGATATTAAAACAGCAAACTGGGAGATGAATAGTTTCTGTGTGGACTTAATGATTTAACTGCACTCAGAGACAAATAGCAGTTATCATGTTTAATATCCATTGCCATAATGTTGCCTTAGGTAAGCGTACTCACTCATGAATTTTCCATGTTTCAACTGATGTAAGAATGCTTTTGGGTCTGAAATAAAATCTTGCCATGTGCATAACTAATAATGTTTGTAATTAAGGAGAATATTTCGTCTTTGAACTCTTGCAGCTTCCTTTTCTTgatcatcttttttttaaatacacattttaaaggaataatAAATTGTATATGTAATTCAAACAGGGGAGttattaaatatctttttatgtaatttttttatttaggaaTTAATACTAGAACTTTTTAAAGAATTTCACTCATTTTGCTGGAGGAGCAATGGGGGTGCAAAGCTTCCACAAAAACAGAAGAATACATTTTGGTTTTTACTGAGAAAGCACTAATTAAGTTGGACTTGTCCAACTATTTCTTGGATGCATACTGCTATTATTAATAATCTTGTAATGCTCCAttgataaaatataattttttcagaAGACCA contains these protein-coding regions:
- the LOC123983113 gene encoding pentraxin fusion protein-like yields the protein MSVNTVRFAVLVLGWSLTLSSATQLGLSDKVLVFPFETDFSFVALIPQKEMGLRAFTLCMRVATELPEERQIILFAYRTADYDELNVWREKDGRISFYMSGDGASFHLPPLSTFRTSLCLTWESRTGLAAFWVEGKRSTYQVYKPGHTIRPKGTVLLGQDPDKHLGGLEAVQSFVGEVTDLNMWDFVLSRSMIQAWHYGHKVPKGNIFDWATIEYELNGNVMVVDDD